One window from the genome of Danaus plexippus chromosome 24, MEX_DaPlex, whole genome shotgun sequence encodes:
- the LOC116775871 gene encoding protein MON2 homolog isoform X2, translating into MAFVSAVTGDDSTKKFMDVLQNDFKTLSLETKKKYPQIREACDEAIEKLALASNNPQASLYGVVNQILYPLVQGCESKDVKIIKFCLGTIQRLIAQQGIDAKGARHIVDCLYNLGHSGMLELKLLQTAALLMTTSDLVHGDTLARTMVLCIRMVSTTETRDISTSHAAVATVRQLVALVFERALAEANGTLKVNPADVRIQANSKAPKELKPCAVDAYLILQDIIQLINGDAANWLVGISDVPKTFGLELLDTVLTDFSDVFFKISEFRFLLKEHVCALIIRLFSPNVKYRAAFPSPHIPGGGAAPGAERPHFPVTMRLLRLVSVIVHKYHDVLMTECEIFLSLSIKFLDPDKPLWQRALALEVLHRMTVQPDLLKAFCECYDMKPHATNIFQDIVNALGAYVQSLFVASQVNTSAGSSSIPQQAGFYWKGVWLPLCVTFEPGVAKSVYIEMLDRTEAPSIQEGYGISVAYACLVEIIRSIAITIEGEEYFRLQELYDDTQNDDEKEVNSNRTTNNNMKDSNSKADTKELTNNGHSTADQNSNVMKIQPDDEDRERQLKLQLIKSSWCGLVWGLSVLAEASIGELEHVLRAVQTLARVSGKMGVTNARDACVGALCRCALPAQYCVPVLGALAALACPWPGARPPAPAPDLRHHVVWVGTPLPCSQPTGQQQSFVMVTSRHVSALRALLTAAARDGDALQHAWLPVLTTLQHLVWILGLKPSTGGSMKASRASADANAVMSTSAVMADLPGQQVPVAESLGVMSALSAMLSRVFEASKNLDDVALHHLIDALCKLSNEAMELAYSNREPSLFAVAKLLETGLANMHRIEVMWRPITNHLLEVCQHPHIRMREWGVEAITYLVQAAFQYHHNHPELVTEARERLVLEPLGELCSVRHCDVRARQLECAARLLHSRGDQLGAAWPLMMEIISAIGDHHSEQLVRSAFQCAQLVAGDLLGCAGPRCLRRVLAAAAAFARQTKELNISLTAVGLMWNISDYLYHNRDKLSAALVNESVPDVQPDLPPLDRLWMCLYIRLSELCTEARAPVRRAASQTLFSCIGAHGSLLGRPAWRSLLAVLFPMLDQVRRHSDVASSEKVDTGEHILIHHTRNTAQKQWAETQVLTLSGVSRVFHSRFQLLMTVGDFIRSWVALLDYITDFALRRSHEVSVAALKSFQEVVSAAGRAEGEVPRRVWSAAWNAWTAIATGLATPPGCADDKPAELFSPSLNFLTTLVQIFPLIFQHIRPTFTAADVEKLGSCLSTVCSVEPSASALDSIGAAAPVSLHALHCLDTVHKEALVRHELLPAMFGALTCLAAAASEQPSAAVRCLAAAANLYRAAPAPSAHQLPTLMKALHSAVRLCPERRRNERDREGGDEPAHTTALLLQVLATGLPLAREHPDDYSEFWEMLPEVLETFMFEPPVGGSAQACEVVGVIRDEVLRGIPRPPQRPATRLLALVRAGSMHHTRPHTVLTRDQNEQELKEREEFARTCFETLLQFSMLEDMDTLTTAENDSDPLAIMPLLDRFQEVIAKYSRDEESTEPIPRQQVSEVSFVLRAVASLAGAMLRAPRGRVDEAAWEKLIGVYPSLVRLSGGARAGAAGAALREALMQFGALLAPP; encoded by the exons atggcTTTTGTCAGTGCTGTTACCGGCGATGACTCCACGAAGAAATTCATGGATGTCTTACAAAATGATTTCAAAACTCTCAGCTTAGAAACCAAGAAAAAATATCCTCAGATAAGAGAG GCTTGTGATGAAGCCATAGAAAAACTAGCTTTGGCATCAAATAATCCACAAGCCTCGCTGTATGGTGTTGTGAACCAAATCCTGTATCCATTAGTCCAAGGATGTGAATCAAAAGACGTCAAGATTattaag ttcTGCCTCGGAACTATTCAGCGATTGATAGCCCAACAGGGAATAGATGCAAAAGGTGCTCGGCACATAGTGGACTGTCTGTACAACCTCGGCCATTCGGGAATGTTggaattaaagttattacaaaCAGCCGCATTATTGATGACAACCTCCGATCTAGTTCACGGAGACACCTTGGCCAGG actATGGTGCTCTGTATACGAATGGTGTCTACTACTGAGACTCGTGATATCAGTACAAGTCACGCCGCTGTGGCCACAGTACGACAGCTTGTAGCGCTTGTCTTTGAAAGAGCTTTAGCGGAAGCTAACG gaACGTTAAAAGTAAACCCAGCGGATGTGAGAATACAAGCAAACAGCAAAGCGCCTAAAGAGTTGAAACCGTGTGCTGTTGATGCATATCTTATATTACAA GATATAATACAATTGATAAACGGTGACGCTGCTAACTGGCTTGTGGGAATATCAGATGTACCAAAGACCTTCGGATTAGAGCTCCTTGATACAGTATTGACAGATTTTTCTGATGTTTTCTTTAAG ATTTCAGAATTCCGTTTCCTGTTGAAGGAGCATGTGTGCgcattaattataagattgttCTCGCCTAATGTTAAGTACCG GGCTGCCTTCCCGTCTCCCCACATTCCGGGCGGCGGCGCGGCCCCGGGGGCGGAGCGGCCTCATTTCCCGGTGACCATGCGACTGCTGCGGCTCGTGTCGGTCATCGTACATAAGTATCACGACGTACTG ATGACCGAGTGCGAGATCTTCTTATCCCTGAGCATCAAGTTCCTTGATCCTGATAAGCCGCTATGGCAGAGGGCGCTGGCGCTGGAGGTTCTACATCGGATGACCGTACAGCCTG ATCTACTGAAAGCGTTTTGCGAATGCTACGACATGAAGCCGCACGCGACcaatatatttcaa GACATAGTGAACGCTCTCGGAGCGTATGTGCAGAGTCTGTTCGTGGCGTCCCAGGTCAATACTTCAGCCG GCTCATCGAGTATCCCTCAACAGGCTGGTTTCTACTGGAAGGGAGTCTGGTTGCCGCTGTGTGTGACCTTCGAACCGGGCGTAGCGAAATCTGTATA TATAGAGATGTTGGACAGGACGGAGGCGCCCAGCATCCAGGAAGGCTACGGCATCTCGGTCGCTTACGCCTGCCTCGTCGAGATAATACGTTCCATAGCTATCACCATCGAGGGAGAGGAGTACTTTAG ACTTCAAGAACTCTACGACGATACACAGAACGACGACGAGAAAGAGGTTAATTCTAATAGGAcgactaataataatatgaaag atagtAATAGTAAAGCGGACACCAAGGAGTTAACCAACAACGGTCATTCTACCGCGGACCAAAACTCTAACGTGATGAAAATACAACCAGACGACGAGGACAGGGAGAGACAGCTGAAACTACAG CTGATCAAGTCATCGTGGTGTGGTCTAGTGTGGGGACTGTCGGTGCTAGCGGAGGCCAGCATCGGGGAGTTGGAGCACGTGCTGCGAGCCGTGCAGACCCTGGCTAGAGTTAGTGGGAAG ATGGGCGTGACCAACGCGCGTGACGCATGCGTGGGCGCATTGTGTCGGTGTGCGCTGCCCGCGCAGTACTGTGTCCCTGTCCTGGGCGCTCTGGCCGCCCTGGCGTGTCCCTGGCCCGGGGCCCGACCCCCAGCCCCCGCCCCGGACCTAAGACACCACGTGGTGTGGGTCGGCACCCCGCTTCCGTGCTCGCAGCCGACAG GTCAGCAGCAGTCGTTTGTGATGGTGACGTCACGCCACGTGTCCGCCCTGAGAGCACTGTTGACAGCTGCCGCCCGGGACGGGGACGCCCTGCAGCACGCCTGGCTGCCGGTGCTGACCACGCTGCAGCATCTG GTGTGGATCCTGGGTCTGAAGCCGTCTACCGGCGGCAGTATGAAGGCGAGTCGGGCGAGCGCTGACGCCAACGCTGTCATGAGCACGTCCGCGGTCATGGCCGATCTGCCGG GTCAGCAAGTCCCCGTGGCGGAGTCGCTGGGTGTGATGAGCG CGTTGTCGGCCATGTTGTCACGTGTTTTCGAAGCGTCCAAGAACTTGGATGACGTGGCCCTTCATCATCTGATCGACGCCTTATGCAAGCTGTCCAACGAGGCGATGGAGTTGGCTTATTCTAATAGG GAGCCGTCCCTCTTCGCTGTGGCCAAATTGTTGGAGACGGGTCTAGCCAACATGCACCGCATAGAGGTCATGTGGAGACCCAtcacgaatcacctcctggag GTCTGCCAGCACCCTCACATTAggatgcgggagtggggggtgGAGGCCATCACCTACCTGGTGCAAGCGGCCTTCCAATACCATCACAACCATCCTGAACTCGTCACTGAG GCCCGTGAGCGCCTGGTGCTAGAACCTCTGGGAGAGCTGTGCTCCGTTCGTCACTGTGACGTGAGAGCCAGACAGCTGGAGTGTGCTGCGAGACTGCTCCACTCCAGGGGCGACCAGCTGGGAGCCGCCTGGCCGCTCATGATGGAGATCATATCGGCTATCGGCGACCATCACAG TGAGCAACTTGTGCGCTCAGCGTTCCAATGCGCCCAGCTGGTGGCGGGTGACCTCCTGGGATGTGCAGGTCCCAGGTGTCTCCGACGAGTGCTGGCCGCTGCGGCCGCCTTCGCCAGACAGACCAAAGAATTGAATATCAGTCTCACAGCTGTAGGACTGATG TGGAACATCTCGGACTACTTGTACCACAACCGCGACAAGCTGTCAGCGGCGCTGGTCAACGAGTCGGTGCCGGATGTCCAACCCGACCTTCCGCCTCTGGATCGACTGTGGATGTGTCTCTACATACGACTCA GTGAGCTGTGCACGGAGGCCCGGGCCCCGGTCCGCCGCGCCGCCAGCCAGACCCTGTTCAGCTGTATCGGTGCTCACGGGTCCCTGCTGGGCCGGCCCGCCTGGCGATCACTCTTGGCCGTGCTGTTCCCCATGTTGGACCAGGTCCGGAGGCACTCGGACGTGGCCAGCTCGGAGAAGGTGGACACGGGGGAACACATCCTCATACACCACACCAGGAACACCGCGCAGAAACAGTGGGCGGAGACACAG GTGTTGACGTTGTCCGGGGTGTCCCGCGTGTTCCACTCCAGGTTCCAGCTGTTAATGACTGTTGGTGACTTTATCCGCTCGTGGGTCGCTCTACTAGACTACATCACAGATTTCGCGCTCAGACGAAGTCACGAG GTGTCGGTGGCGGCTCTCAAGTCGTTCCAGGAGGTGGTGTCGGCTGCAGGTCGAGCGGAGGGCGAGGTCCCGCGCCGCGTGTGGTCGGCCGCCTGGAACGCCTGGACGGCCATCGCCACGGGGCTCGCGACTCCACCTG GGTGTGCGGACGACAAGCCCGCGGAGCTGTTCTCACCGTCGCTGAACTTCCTCACCACCCTGGTTCAGATCTTCCCCCTCATCTTCCAACACATACGACCCAC aTTCACGGCCGCGGACGTTGAGAAGCTGGGATCGTGTTTGTCCACGGTGTGCAGTGTGGAGCCCTCGGCCTCCGCCCTGGACAGCATCGGGGCCGCAGCACCAGTCAGTCTACACGCGTTACACTGTCTCGACACAGTGCATAAG GAAGCTTTGGTCCGGCACGAGTTACTGCCAGCTATGTTCGGTGCCCTGACGTGTCTCGCGGCCGCCGCCTCCGAGCAGCCCTCCGCGGCCGTGCGCTGCCTGGCCGCGGCCGCCAACCTGTACCGAGCGGCGCCCGCTCCCAGCGCGCACCAACTGCCTACACTCATGAAG GCGCTACACTCGGCTGTCCGCCTGTGTCCGGAACGACGCCGCAACGAGCGAGACAGAGAGGGAGGGGACGAGCCCGCGCACACCACCGCCCTCTTGTTACAG GTGCTAGCGACGGGGCTGCCTCTAGCGCGAGAGCATCCAGACGATTACAGCGAGTTCTGGGAGATGCTGCCCGAAGTACTGGAGACATTCATGTTCGAACCGCC AGTGGGTGGTAGCGCTCAGGCTTGTGAGGTGGTGGGTGTGATCCGAGATGAAGTGCTGCGAGGAATCCCGCGACCTCCTCAGCGACCGGCGACAAGACTGCTGGCGCTCGTGAGGGCTGGTTCCATGCATCACACCAG
- the LOC116775871 gene encoding protein MON2 homolog isoform X1: MAFVSAVTGDDSTKKFMDVLQNDFKTLSLETKKKYPQIREACDEAIEKLALASNNPQASLYGVVNQILYPLVQGCESKDVKIIKFCLGTIQRLIAQQGIDAKGARHIVDCLYNLGHSGMLELKLLQTAALLMTTSDLVHGDTLARTMVLCIRMVSTTETRDISTSHAAVATVRQLVALVFERALAEANGTLKVNPADVRIQANSKAPKELKPCAVDAYLILQDIIQLINGDAANWLVGISDVPKTFGLELLDTVLTDFSDVFFKISEFRFLLKEHVCALIIRLFSPNVKYRAAFPSPHIPGGGAAPGAERPHFPVTMRLLRLVSVIVHKYHDVLMTECEIFLSLSIKFLDPDKPLWQRALALEVLHRMTVQPDLLKAFCECYDMKPHATNIFQDIVNALGAYVQSLFVASQVNTSAGSSSIPQQAGFYWKGVWLPLCVTFEPGVAKSVYIEMLDRTEAPSIQEGYGISVAYACLVEIIRSIAITIEGEEYFRLQELYDDTQNDDEKEVNSNRTTNNNMKDSNSKADTKELTNNGHSTADQNSNVMKIQPDDEDRERQLKLQLIKSSWCGLVWGLSVLAEASIGELEHVLRAVQTLARVSGKMGVTNARDACVGALCRCALPAQYCVPVLGALAALACPWPGARPPAPAPDLRHHVVWVGTPLPCSQPTGDSQQQSFVMVTSRHVSALRALLTAAARDGDALQHAWLPVLTTLQHLVWILGLKPSTGGSMKASRASADANAVMSTSAVMADLPGQQVPVAESLGVMSALSAMLSRVFEASKNLDDVALHHLIDALCKLSNEAMELAYSNREPSLFAVAKLLETGLANMHRIEVMWRPITNHLLEVCQHPHIRMREWGVEAITYLVQAAFQYHHNHPELVTEARERLVLEPLGELCSVRHCDVRARQLECAARLLHSRGDQLGAAWPLMMEIISAIGDHHSEQLVRSAFQCAQLVAGDLLGCAGPRCLRRVLAAAAAFARQTKELNISLTAVGLMWNISDYLYHNRDKLSAALVNESVPDVQPDLPPLDRLWMCLYIRLSELCTEARAPVRRAASQTLFSCIGAHGSLLGRPAWRSLLAVLFPMLDQVRRHSDVASSEKVDTGEHILIHHTRNTAQKQWAETQVLTLSGVSRVFHSRFQLLMTVGDFIRSWVALLDYITDFALRRSHEVSVAALKSFQEVVSAAGRAEGEVPRRVWSAAWNAWTAIATGLATPPGCADDKPAELFSPSLNFLTTLVQIFPLIFQHIRPTFTAADVEKLGSCLSTVCSVEPSASALDSIGAAAPVSLHALHCLDTVHKEALVRHELLPAMFGALTCLAAAASEQPSAAVRCLAAAANLYRAAPAPSAHQLPTLMKALHSAVRLCPERRRNERDREGGDEPAHTTALLLQVLATGLPLAREHPDDYSEFWEMLPEVLETFMFEPPVGGSAQACEVVGVIRDEVLRGIPRPPQRPATRLLALVRAGSMHHTRPHTVLTRDQNEQELKEREEFARTCFETLLQFSMLEDMDTLTTAENDSDPLAIMPLLDRFQEVIAKYSRDEESTEPIPRQQVSEVSFVLRAVASLAGAMLRAPRGRVDEAAWEKLIGVYPSLVRLSGGARAGAAGAALREALMQFGALLAPP; the protein is encoded by the exons atggcTTTTGTCAGTGCTGTTACCGGCGATGACTCCACGAAGAAATTCATGGATGTCTTACAAAATGATTTCAAAACTCTCAGCTTAGAAACCAAGAAAAAATATCCTCAGATAAGAGAG GCTTGTGATGAAGCCATAGAAAAACTAGCTTTGGCATCAAATAATCCACAAGCCTCGCTGTATGGTGTTGTGAACCAAATCCTGTATCCATTAGTCCAAGGATGTGAATCAAAAGACGTCAAGATTattaag ttcTGCCTCGGAACTATTCAGCGATTGATAGCCCAACAGGGAATAGATGCAAAAGGTGCTCGGCACATAGTGGACTGTCTGTACAACCTCGGCCATTCGGGAATGTTggaattaaagttattacaaaCAGCCGCATTATTGATGACAACCTCCGATCTAGTTCACGGAGACACCTTGGCCAGG actATGGTGCTCTGTATACGAATGGTGTCTACTACTGAGACTCGTGATATCAGTACAAGTCACGCCGCTGTGGCCACAGTACGACAGCTTGTAGCGCTTGTCTTTGAAAGAGCTTTAGCGGAAGCTAACG gaACGTTAAAAGTAAACCCAGCGGATGTGAGAATACAAGCAAACAGCAAAGCGCCTAAAGAGTTGAAACCGTGTGCTGTTGATGCATATCTTATATTACAA GATATAATACAATTGATAAACGGTGACGCTGCTAACTGGCTTGTGGGAATATCAGATGTACCAAAGACCTTCGGATTAGAGCTCCTTGATACAGTATTGACAGATTTTTCTGATGTTTTCTTTAAG ATTTCAGAATTCCGTTTCCTGTTGAAGGAGCATGTGTGCgcattaattataagattgttCTCGCCTAATGTTAAGTACCG GGCTGCCTTCCCGTCTCCCCACATTCCGGGCGGCGGCGCGGCCCCGGGGGCGGAGCGGCCTCATTTCCCGGTGACCATGCGACTGCTGCGGCTCGTGTCGGTCATCGTACATAAGTATCACGACGTACTG ATGACCGAGTGCGAGATCTTCTTATCCCTGAGCATCAAGTTCCTTGATCCTGATAAGCCGCTATGGCAGAGGGCGCTGGCGCTGGAGGTTCTACATCGGATGACCGTACAGCCTG ATCTACTGAAAGCGTTTTGCGAATGCTACGACATGAAGCCGCACGCGACcaatatatttcaa GACATAGTGAACGCTCTCGGAGCGTATGTGCAGAGTCTGTTCGTGGCGTCCCAGGTCAATACTTCAGCCG GCTCATCGAGTATCCCTCAACAGGCTGGTTTCTACTGGAAGGGAGTCTGGTTGCCGCTGTGTGTGACCTTCGAACCGGGCGTAGCGAAATCTGTATA TATAGAGATGTTGGACAGGACGGAGGCGCCCAGCATCCAGGAAGGCTACGGCATCTCGGTCGCTTACGCCTGCCTCGTCGAGATAATACGTTCCATAGCTATCACCATCGAGGGAGAGGAGTACTTTAG ACTTCAAGAACTCTACGACGATACACAGAACGACGACGAGAAAGAGGTTAATTCTAATAGGAcgactaataataatatgaaag atagtAATAGTAAAGCGGACACCAAGGAGTTAACCAACAACGGTCATTCTACCGCGGACCAAAACTCTAACGTGATGAAAATACAACCAGACGACGAGGACAGGGAGAGACAGCTGAAACTACAG CTGATCAAGTCATCGTGGTGTGGTCTAGTGTGGGGACTGTCGGTGCTAGCGGAGGCCAGCATCGGGGAGTTGGAGCACGTGCTGCGAGCCGTGCAGACCCTGGCTAGAGTTAGTGGGAAG ATGGGCGTGACCAACGCGCGTGACGCATGCGTGGGCGCATTGTGTCGGTGTGCGCTGCCCGCGCAGTACTGTGTCCCTGTCCTGGGCGCTCTGGCCGCCCTGGCGTGTCCCTGGCCCGGGGCCCGACCCCCAGCCCCCGCCCCGGACCTAAGACACCACGTGGTGTGGGTCGGCACCCCGCTTCCGTGCTCGCAGCCGACAGGTGACA GTCAGCAGCAGTCGTTTGTGATGGTGACGTCACGCCACGTGTCCGCCCTGAGAGCACTGTTGACAGCTGCCGCCCGGGACGGGGACGCCCTGCAGCACGCCTGGCTGCCGGTGCTGACCACGCTGCAGCATCTG GTGTGGATCCTGGGTCTGAAGCCGTCTACCGGCGGCAGTATGAAGGCGAGTCGGGCGAGCGCTGACGCCAACGCTGTCATGAGCACGTCCGCGGTCATGGCCGATCTGCCGG GTCAGCAAGTCCCCGTGGCGGAGTCGCTGGGTGTGATGAGCG CGTTGTCGGCCATGTTGTCACGTGTTTTCGAAGCGTCCAAGAACTTGGATGACGTGGCCCTTCATCATCTGATCGACGCCTTATGCAAGCTGTCCAACGAGGCGATGGAGTTGGCTTATTCTAATAGG GAGCCGTCCCTCTTCGCTGTGGCCAAATTGTTGGAGACGGGTCTAGCCAACATGCACCGCATAGAGGTCATGTGGAGACCCAtcacgaatcacctcctggag GTCTGCCAGCACCCTCACATTAggatgcgggagtggggggtgGAGGCCATCACCTACCTGGTGCAAGCGGCCTTCCAATACCATCACAACCATCCTGAACTCGTCACTGAG GCCCGTGAGCGCCTGGTGCTAGAACCTCTGGGAGAGCTGTGCTCCGTTCGTCACTGTGACGTGAGAGCCAGACAGCTGGAGTGTGCTGCGAGACTGCTCCACTCCAGGGGCGACCAGCTGGGAGCCGCCTGGCCGCTCATGATGGAGATCATATCGGCTATCGGCGACCATCACAG TGAGCAACTTGTGCGCTCAGCGTTCCAATGCGCCCAGCTGGTGGCGGGTGACCTCCTGGGATGTGCAGGTCCCAGGTGTCTCCGACGAGTGCTGGCCGCTGCGGCCGCCTTCGCCAGACAGACCAAAGAATTGAATATCAGTCTCACAGCTGTAGGACTGATG TGGAACATCTCGGACTACTTGTACCACAACCGCGACAAGCTGTCAGCGGCGCTGGTCAACGAGTCGGTGCCGGATGTCCAACCCGACCTTCCGCCTCTGGATCGACTGTGGATGTGTCTCTACATACGACTCA GTGAGCTGTGCACGGAGGCCCGGGCCCCGGTCCGCCGCGCCGCCAGCCAGACCCTGTTCAGCTGTATCGGTGCTCACGGGTCCCTGCTGGGCCGGCCCGCCTGGCGATCACTCTTGGCCGTGCTGTTCCCCATGTTGGACCAGGTCCGGAGGCACTCGGACGTGGCCAGCTCGGAGAAGGTGGACACGGGGGAACACATCCTCATACACCACACCAGGAACACCGCGCAGAAACAGTGGGCGGAGACACAG GTGTTGACGTTGTCCGGGGTGTCCCGCGTGTTCCACTCCAGGTTCCAGCTGTTAATGACTGTTGGTGACTTTATCCGCTCGTGGGTCGCTCTACTAGACTACATCACAGATTTCGCGCTCAGACGAAGTCACGAG GTGTCGGTGGCGGCTCTCAAGTCGTTCCAGGAGGTGGTGTCGGCTGCAGGTCGAGCGGAGGGCGAGGTCCCGCGCCGCGTGTGGTCGGCCGCCTGGAACGCCTGGACGGCCATCGCCACGGGGCTCGCGACTCCACCTG GGTGTGCGGACGACAAGCCCGCGGAGCTGTTCTCACCGTCGCTGAACTTCCTCACCACCCTGGTTCAGATCTTCCCCCTCATCTTCCAACACATACGACCCAC aTTCACGGCCGCGGACGTTGAGAAGCTGGGATCGTGTTTGTCCACGGTGTGCAGTGTGGAGCCCTCGGCCTCCGCCCTGGACAGCATCGGGGCCGCAGCACCAGTCAGTCTACACGCGTTACACTGTCTCGACACAGTGCATAAG GAAGCTTTGGTCCGGCACGAGTTACTGCCAGCTATGTTCGGTGCCCTGACGTGTCTCGCGGCCGCCGCCTCCGAGCAGCCCTCCGCGGCCGTGCGCTGCCTGGCCGCGGCCGCCAACCTGTACCGAGCGGCGCCCGCTCCCAGCGCGCACCAACTGCCTACACTCATGAAG GCGCTACACTCGGCTGTCCGCCTGTGTCCGGAACGACGCCGCAACGAGCGAGACAGAGAGGGAGGGGACGAGCCCGCGCACACCACCGCCCTCTTGTTACAG GTGCTAGCGACGGGGCTGCCTCTAGCGCGAGAGCATCCAGACGATTACAGCGAGTTCTGGGAGATGCTGCCCGAAGTACTGGAGACATTCATGTTCGAACCGCC AGTGGGTGGTAGCGCTCAGGCTTGTGAGGTGGTGGGTGTGATCCGAGATGAAGTGCTGCGAGGAATCCCGCGACCTCCTCAGCGACCGGCGACAAGACTGCTGGCGCTCGTGAGGGCTGGTTCCATGCATCACACCAG